Below is a window of Bifidobacterium asteroides DNA.
CGCTGATGCCGCGGAAGTCACGGATGCGGGGCAGAGCCAGGGTCAGCAGACGATCCAGGAACTCCCACATGCGCACGCCGCGCAGGGTGGCGAAGGCACCGATGGCTTGTCCCTCACGCAGGTGGAACTGCGCCACGGACTTCTTAGCCTTGGTGATCTTGGGCTTCTGGCCGGTGATGGCCGTCAGATCCTTGATCGCGCCCTCGATCAGCTTGGAGTCGCGTGCCGCGGCACCCACACCCATAGAGACCACGACCTTCTCGATCCTGGGCACCTGCATGGGGTTGGAGAACTTGAACTCCTTCTCCAGCTCGGGCACAATGCTCTCGCGGTACTGCTGCAGCAAACGAGGGACTGCCGGTGCTTCAACGGTGGTATCGCTCATGACAGCTCCTTGCCTGACTTCTTGGCGAAGCGGGTGCGCACGACCTTGACCTTGCCGTCACGCGCCTCCTCCTTGATGTTCACGCCGATGCGAGTCGGCTTCTTGGTCTCCGGGTCAATGACCATCACGTTGGAGCGATGGATGGGCGCCTCGGTCGGGACGATGCCCGACTCCTGACCCTGCTGGGTGGCCCGCACATGCTTCTTGACGATCTGAATACCCTCGACGATCAGGCGGTCATTGGGCAGAATCCGCAGAACCTTGCCCTCCTTGCCGCGATCCTTGCCGCGGATGACCTTGACCTGGTCGCCTGTCTTGATCTTGGCTACCACTTCAGATCACCTCCGGTGCCAGGGACACGATCTTCATGAAGCGCTTGTCGCGCAGCTCACGACCGACCGGTCCGAAGATACGAGTGCCGCGGGGTTCACGGCCGGTGCCGAGGATGACTGCCGCGTTCTCGTCGAACTTGATGTAGGAGCCGTCGTGACGACGATGCTCCTTGACCGTACGGACGACGACCGCCTTCACGACCTCGCCCTTCTTGACCGACCCGCCGGGAATGGCATCCTTGACGGTGGCGACGATCACATCGCCAATGCCGGCATAGCGTCGCTTCGACCCGCCGAGCACGCGGATGGCCAGAATCTCCTTGGCACCCGTGTTGTCGGCGACCTGAAGCCGCGATTCCTGCTGAATCATTGATTCTCCTTAGCCGCGCTGGTTCTCCGCAGACACCCCGCACCAGGGCGGGATGAAATGCGGAGCCTGGCCGAACTTGTTACTTGGCGCGCTCGACGATGGAGTCGAGACGCCAGCGCTTGGTCTTGCTCAGAGGACGGGTCTCCATGATACTCACGAAGTCGCCCACATGGGCCTCATTCTTCTCATCATGGGCCTTGACCTTGCGGTTGCTGCGGACGACCTTGCCGTACAGGGGGTGGGTCGAACGCTGCTCCAGCTCAACGGTTATGGTCTTGTCCATCTTGTCGGACACGACGTAGCCGCTGCGAACCTTGCGGAAGTTGCGCTCCTGCTTGTCAGCCATGCTTACTTCTCCTCAGCTTTGCTCTCGGCCTTTGCTTCGGCGGGCTCCTGGCTGATGCCCAGCTCGCGCTCGCGCAGGACGGTGTACATCCTGGCGATGTCGTGCTTGACGGCCTTGAGGCGGGAGGTGTTCTCCAGCTGACCGGTGGCCGACTGGAAGCGCAGGTTGAACAGCTCTTCCTTGGACTTCTTCAGGAAATCCTCGATCTCCGCATTGGTCTTTTCATTCAGATTCTTGATGGAATACTCGGCTGTTCCGACTGACATCAGATGTCACCGCCTTCACGTGCAATAATCCGGCACTTCATGGGAAGCTTGTCAGTAGCGCGGCGAAGTGCCTCGCGGGCCACATCCTCGCTCACGCCGCCGATCTCGAAAAGCACCCGACCAGGACGGACGTTGGCCACCCAGAACTCAGGTGCCCCCTTGCCGGAACCCATTCGGGATCCCAGGGCATGCTTGGTCAGGGGACGATCCGGGAAGACCGTGATCCAGACGCGGCCACCACGCTTGATATACCGGGTCATGGCGATACGGGCCGCCTCGATCTGCCGGTTGGTCAGGTAGGCCGGAGCCAGGGCCTGAATGCCGTAATCGCCAAAAGCGATCTCGTTGCCGCCCTTGGACATGCCCGAACGACCCGGACGATGCTGCTTGCGGTATTTAGTCCTCTTTGGGATAAGCACGGCTCACTCCTTTGCTTCGGTTGCGACGGGGGCCGAAGCGGTATGCTCCTGAGCCGACGCCGGCGGCGCGGCCACACCGCTGTTCTGCTTGGCTGCATCCTGCTCGCGGCGGGTGCGCCCCTCGGAGGGACGGACGCCACGACGGGGACGACGATCCCCGCGCCGACCGGGGCGGTTGTTCTGCTGAGCCTGCTGCTCCTCGAACTGACGCTCGGTCATGTCGCCCTTGTAGATCCAAACCTTGACGCCAATGCGGCCGTAGGTCGTCCTGGCCTCGAAAAAGCCGTAGTCAATCAGGGCGCGCAGAGTCTGCAGGGGCACACGGCCCTCGCGGTAGAACTCCGAACGGCTCATCTCAGCTCCGCCCAGTCGGCCGGACAGCTTGATCCTGATGCCCTTGGCGCCGGCCCGCATGGCATCCTGCTGAGCCTTGCGCATGGCCCGGCGGAAGGTGACGCGGTTGGTCAGCTGCTCAGCGATTCCCTGAGCCACCAGCTGAGCATCGATGGAGGCGTTCTTGACCTCGAAGATGTTCAGCTGGACCTGCTTGCCGGTGATCTTCTCCAGCTTGGCGCGCACACGCTCAGCCTCGGCTCCGCGACGGCCGATGACGATGCCCGGCCGAGCGGTGTGAATGTCGACGCGCACACGGTCACGGGTCCGCTCGATAACGATCTTGGAAACGCCTGCGCGCTCCAGATCCTTGTTCATCTCCTTGCGGATCTTGTCGTCCTCAAGAACGAAGTCGCTGTAACGCTCCCCCGTCTTGTTGGAGTCGGAGTACCACTTGCTGCGGTGCTCCTCGGTGATGCCGAGTCGGTACCCAAACGGGTTGATCTTCTGCCCCATTATCGGGCTCCTTCCTTGTCGGCCACCACGACAGTGATGTGGCTGGTCCGCTTGTTGATGCGGGCCGCACGACCCTGAGCGCGGGCGCGGAACCGCTTCAGGGTGGTGCCCTCGTCCACGTAGGTCTCCCGAACCGTCAGTTCGTTCTCGCGGAAGGGCTGGTTGGCCTTGTCCGCCTTGACACGCGCGTTGGCGATGGCGCTCTCCAGGCATTTGCGGACCGGAACGGCCGCGTCCTGGGGGGCAAACTTCAGTATGGTCACGGCCTCGGTCGCCTGCTTGCCTCGGATGAGGTCGACGACGCGGCGAGCCTTGCGAGGCGTCACGCGAACGTGACGTGCAATTGCCTTAGCTTCCATGTGTCTCTACTCTCCCTCGCCTCAGCGGCGTGCTTTCTTGTCGTCCTTCACGTGACCCCTGAAGGTCCGGGTGGGGGCGAATTCGCCGAGCTTGTGGCCGACCATGGCCTCGGTGACGAAGACCGGGACATGCTTGCGGCCATCGTGCACAGCAAAAGTGTGCCCGATGAAGTCCGGGGTGATCATGGAACGACGGGACCAGGTCTTGATGACGTTCTTGGTGCCCTTTTCGTTCTGCTCGTCGACTTTCTTCTGCAAGTGGGCGTCGACGAATGGGCCCTTCTTGATGCTACGAGTCATCTTTCCGACACTCCCTTACTTGCGGTTCTTACCATTTGGACGACGACGCACAATCATCTTGTTGGAGGCCTTCTTGGGCCTGCGGGTGCGGACCTCGCCCTTGCCCCAGGGAGACACTGGCGGCTTGCCGCCACGAGTGCGTCCGCCATGCGGGTGGTCGACCGGGTTCATGGATTCACCGCGGGTGATGGGCCTGCGTCCCATCCAGCGTGCACGTCCCGCCTTGCCTAGCTGGACATTGGCGTGGTCGTTGTTGCCGACCTCGCCCACTGTTGCGCGGCAACGGGAATCGACATTGCGGATTTCGCCGGAGGGCATACGCAGCTGGGCGTAGGCACCGTCCTTGGCCACCAACTGGACGGCAGCACCGGCCGAGCGTGCGATCTTGGCGCCGCCCAGGGGCCGCAGCTCAATGGCGTGGACGATGGTGCCGGTGGGGATATTGCGCAGGGGCAGGTTGTTGCCGGGCTTGATGTCGGCCTGGGGACCGGTCTCGATGACGTCACCCTGCTTGATGCCCTGTGGGGCGATGATGTAGCGCTTCTCACCGTCTGCGAAGTGCAGAAGGGCGATGCGGGCCGAGCGGTTGGGATCGTATTCGATCTCAGCCACCTTGGCGGGCACACCGTCCTTGTCCCAGCGACGGAAGTCGATGAGGCGGTACTGGCGCTTGTGTCCGCCGCCCCGATGGCGACTGGTGACGCGGCCGTAGGAGTTGCGCCCGCCGGTCTTGCTCAGCTTGCGAACCAGCGACTTCTCGGGCTTGGAGCGCGTGATTTCGGCGAAGTCCGAAACCGAGGCGTTGCGACGGCCCGCGGTCGTCGGCTTGTATGTACGGATAGCCATAATCTAGTTCTTCCTTAACTTTTCTCGGCTAGCCTTCAGTTTTTGGTACCGAAGACATCGATCGACTGGCCCTCGGCCACCTTGACGATGGCGCGTTTCTCGGCGGCACGACGACCCCAGCCCGTACGGGTCCGGGTCCTCTTACCCTGCCGGTTGAGGGTGTTGACCGATGTGACCTTCACGTTGAAGATCTGCTCGATGGCCTGCTTGATGGCGACCTTGTTGGCTTCAGGGTCCACCACGAATGTGTACTGGCCTCGGTCCGAGTTGGCGTAGCTCTTCTCGGAGACGACCGGGCGCAGAATGATGTCGTGTGCTGGCTTGTGAATAGCTGCCATGAAAATCAGGCCTCCTTGACGGTCTTGGACTTGGCGCCGCCCTTGACAGCCAGGAAGGCATCGAAGCCGTCCTTGCTGAAGACGACATCCTCGGCCGTGACCACATCGTAGGTGTTGAGCTGATCGGCGAAGAGGACATGGACGGTGGGCAGGTTCCTGACGGAGAGCCACTCGTTGATGTTCTCACGGGACAGCACGACGGTGGTGAATCTACTGTCGACCAGGGGCAACAGGGCTGCCTTGGCTGCCTTGGTGGACGGAGTCTCGCCAATGCCGAAGTCGACCACGTGCACGCGTCCGGCGTTGACCCGGTCGGACAGGACGTAGCGCAAAGCTGCGGCCTTCATCTTCTTGGGGGTGCGCTGGGAGTAGTCGCGCGGCTGCGGGCCGTGGACAATGGCGCCACCGGTCCACTGGGGAGCGCGAATGGAGCCCTGACGAGCACGTCCAGTGCCCTTCTGCTTCCAAGGCTTGCGGCCGCCACCTGAGACGGTGGACCGGGTCTTGACCGAGTGTGTCCCCTGACGGGCTGCAGCCAGCTGGGCGACAACCACCTGATGGATCAGCGGCACGTGTGAGCGGATATCCTCTTCTGCAATGCCGAAGATCTGCTCGGGTGCATCCACAGTTCCGGTGTTCTTGCCCTGGGCGTCGGTGATGTTCAGAGTCAACTTAGCCATGGTTTCAGGCTCCCTTCACTGCCGAACGAACCAGGACGATGGCGCCGCGGGGCCCGGGCAGGGCACCCTTGATGGCGATGACGCCCTTCTCGGCATCTGCGGAGACAATGGTCAGATTCTGGACGGTCGAGGTGTCGTGACCCATGCGGCCGGCCATCCGCTTGCCCTTGAGGATGCGGCTAGGCGTGGCGCAGGCGCCCACTGAGCCAGGACGGCGCTCGTTCTTGTGCGAACCGTGGGTGCGGCGGTAGGACTTGAAGCCCCAGCGCTTGATGGTGCCGGCGAAGCCCTTGCCCTTGGTTGTTCCGGTCACGTCGACCTCGCTGCCCTCGGGCAGCAGGTCCAGGCCCAGCTCCTGGCCGGGCTGATAGCTGTCGGCATCAGCGGTGCGGACCTCGACCAAGTGGCGACGCGGGGTCACTCCGGCCTTGGCGAAGTGGCCAGCCAGCGGCTTGGTCACCTTGGTGGGATCGATCTGCCCGTAGCCGATCTGGATGGCCTGATAGCCGTCCTTCTCCTGGTTCTTGACCGCGGTCACCACGTTGGTGGACACGTCCACCAGGGTCACCGGGACGAAGAAGCCGTTCTCGTCCCAGACCTGGGACATGCCCAGCTTGCGGCCCAGGAGAGCCTTGCGGTTCCTCTGCTCTTCAGCCATGCGGTTTCCTCCTCCCCTACAGCTTGATCTCGATGTTGACGTCCGCCGGCAGATCGATGTGCATCAACGAATCCACCGCCTTGGGCGTGGGATCCACGATGTCGATCAGGCGCTTGTGGGTGCGCATCTCGAAGTGCTCGCGGGAGTCCTTGTACTTATGAGGAGAACGGATGACGACATACACGTTCTTCTCAGTCGGCAGCGGAACGGGGCCAACCACAGTTGCGCCCGCGTTCGTCACCGTCTCGACGATCTTCTTCGCCGATTGGTCGATGACCTCATGGTCATAGGACTTTAGCCTGATGCGGATTTTCTGTCCCGCCATTGCCGTCCGCCCTTTCTAGCGATCTATGAACTGATTACCCAGTCTGTTTCGAGGGCACGAAACGACGGCCGCAAGGAGACATTCCTCCCGACAGGCCTCAGCCGGATCCATGCGCAGCCGTGGAGAACCGTGGGGATGGGACTCCTCGCTGCACCCGCTATTGTGATTGACAAAATGCGAGCCCAAAACAGGCAACTTTCTTATTAAAGCACGAGGGTCCCCCTAGAAGAATCCGGGCGTGTCGCGCCGCTTCCAGGGGGGATCCTCGACTGGATTCCGGCCTTGTCAGGCCCGCTGGGAGGCCTCTTGCACCTCATCCTCGCCCTGGCGGGCAACCCGCATCCGATGGCCCTCCCCCTGGCTGACCCCATAGTAGGCGGCCACAGCCATGTCTTTCATGTCCTCAATCATCGGAATACGAGGATTGGCCGGCGTGCATTGGTCCTCGTAGGCGCGCATGCCGATCTGATCCAAGGACTGCCAGTAGAGGTCCTCGTCCACTCCGGCAGCCTGGAAGGAGGCATCCATGCCCAGACGCTCGTCCCTGTAGGATTCCACAGCACGGGCCAAGAGCTCCACGCCCTCCTCGGCAGTAGCGGATTCGATGCCCAGCACATGGGCCATCT
It encodes the following:
- the rpmC gene encoding 50S ribosomal protein L29 yields the protein MSVGTAEYSIKNLNEKTNAEIEDFLKKSKEELFNLRFQSATGQLENTSRLKAVKHDIARMYTVLRERELGISQEPAEAKAESKAEEK
- the rpsS gene encoding 30S ribosomal protein S19 — encoded protein: MTRSIKKGPFVDAHLQKKVDEQNEKGTKNVIKTWSRRSMITPDFIGHTFAVHDGRKHVPVFVTEAMVGHKLGEFAPTRTFRGHVKDDKKARR
- the rpsC gene encoding 30S ribosomal protein S3 — protein: MGQKINPFGYRLGITEEHRSKWYSDSNKTGERYSDFVLEDDKIRKEMNKDLERAGVSKIVIERTRDRVRVDIHTARPGIVIGRRGAEAERVRAKLEKITGKQVQLNIFEVKNASIDAQLVAQGIAEQLTNRVTFRRAMRKAQQDAMRAGAKGIRIKLSGRLGGAEMSRSEFYREGRVPLQTLRALIDYGFFEARTTYGRIGVKVWIYKGDMTERQFEEQQAQQNNRPGRRGDRRPRRGVRPSEGRTRREQDAAKQNSGVAAPPASAQEHTASAPVATEAKE
- the rpsQ gene encoding 30S ribosomal protein S17 yields the protein MADKQERNFRKVRSGYVVSDKMDKTITVELEQRSTHPLYGKVVRSNRKVKAHDEKNEAHVGDFVSIMETRPLSKTKRWRLDSIVERAK
- the rpsJ gene encoding 30S ribosomal protein S10 is translated as MAGQKIRIRLKSYDHEVIDQSAKKIVETVTNAGATVVGPVPLPTEKNVYVVIRSPHKYKDSREHFEMRTHKRLIDIVDPTPKAVDSLMHIDLPADVNIEIKL
- the rplB gene encoding 50S ribosomal protein L2, whose amino-acid sequence is MAIRTYKPTTAGRRNASVSDFAEITRSKPEKSLVRKLSKTGGRNSYGRVTSRHRGGGHKRQYRLIDFRRWDKDGVPAKVAEIEYDPNRSARIALLHFADGEKRYIIAPQGIKQGDVIETGPQADIKPGNNLPLRNIPTGTIVHAIELRPLGGAKIARSAGAAVQLVAKDGAYAQLRMPSGEIRNVDSRCRATVGEVGNNDHANVQLGKAGRARWMGRRPITRGESMNPVDHPHGGRTRGGKPPVSPWGKGEVRTRRPKKASNKMIVRRRPNGKNRK
- the rplV gene encoding 50S ribosomal protein L22, giving the protein MEAKAIARHVRVTPRKARRVVDLIRGKQATEAVTILKFAPQDAAVPVRKCLESAIANARVKADKANQPFRENELTVRETYVDEGTTLKRFRARAQGRAARINKRTSHITVVVADKEGAR
- the rplC gene encoding 50S ribosomal protein L3; amino-acid sequence: MAEEQRNRKALLGRKLGMSQVWDENGFFVPVTLVDVSTNVVTAVKNQEKDGYQAIQIGYGQIDPTKVTKPLAGHFAKAGVTPRRHLVEVRTADADSYQPGQELGLDLLPEGSEVDVTGTTKGKGFAGTIKRWGFKSYRRTHGSHKNERRPGSVGACATPSRILKGKRMAGRMGHDTSTVQNLTIVSADAEKGVIAIKGALPGPRGAIVLVRSAVKGA
- the rplE gene encoding 50S ribosomal protein L5, giving the protein MSDTTVEAPAVPRLLQQYRESIVPELEKEFKFSNPMQVPRIEKVVVSMGVGAAARDSKLIEGAIKDLTAITGQKPKITKAKKSVAQFHLREGQAIGAFATLRGVRMWEFLDRLLTLALPRIRDFRGISDRQFDGQGNYNFGLTEQSMFHEIDPDQIDHQRGMDITVVTSTKNDQEARALLKQLGFPFKEN
- the rplW gene encoding 50S ribosomal protein L23, encoding MAAIHKPAHDIILRPVVSEKSYANSDRGQYTFVVDPEANKVAIKQAIEQIFNVKVTSVNTLNRQGKRTRTRTGWGRRAAEKRAIVKVAEGQSIDVFGTKN
- the rplX gene encoding 50S ribosomal protein L24, whose product is MVAKIKTGDQVKVIRGKDRGKEGKVLRILPNDRLIVEGIQIVKKHVRATQQGQESGIVPTEAPIHRSNVMVIDPETKKPTRIGVNIKEEARDGKVKVVRTRFAKKSGKELS
- the rplP gene encoding 50S ribosomal protein L16, translating into MLIPKRTKYRKQHRPGRSGMSKGGNEIAFGDYGIQALAPAYLTNRQIEAARIAMTRYIKRGGRVWITVFPDRPLTKHALGSRMGSGKGAPEFWVANVRPGRVLFEIGGVSEDVAREALRRATDKLPMKCRIIAREGGDI
- the rplD gene encoding 50S ribosomal protein L4, which gives rise to MAKLTLNITDAQGKNTGTVDAPEQIFGIAEEDIRSHVPLIHQVVVAQLAAARQGTHSVKTRSTVSGGGRKPWKQKGTGRARQGSIRAPQWTGGAIVHGPQPRDYSQRTPKKMKAAALRYVLSDRVNAGRVHVVDFGIGETPSTKAAKAALLPLVDSRFTTVVLSRENINEWLSVRNLPTVHVLFADQLNTYDVVTAEDVVFSKDGFDAFLAVKGGAKSKTVKEA
- the rplN gene encoding 50S ribosomal protein L14, with product MIQQESRLQVADNTGAKEILAIRVLGGSKRRYAGIGDVIVATVKDAIPGGSVKKGEVVKAVVVRTVKEHRRHDGSYIKFDENAAVILGTGREPRGTRIFGPVGRELRDKRFMKIVSLAPEVI